A window from Symphalangus syndactylus isolate Jambi chromosome 22, NHGRI_mSymSyn1-v2.1_pri, whole genome shotgun sequence encodes these proteins:
- the LOC129472236 gene encoding PRAME family member 5-like, translating to MKMSTRTPPRLLELAGQSLLRDQALAISTLEELPTELFPPLFLEAFNRRRYEALKLMVQAWPFRRLPLSPLMKMPCLDTFHAVLDGLDALLTHGVRPRRWKLQVLDLQDVCDNFWMVCSEAMAHGCFPVAMRNRKPVPDCPRMRGEQPLTVFIDLWLKNRTLDAYLTCLLLWVKQRKDLLHLCCKKLRILGTPFRNLRNILKMVNLDCIQEVEVNCNWILPMLTQFIPYLGQMRNLQKLVLSHMDVSRYTSSKQKEFVTQFTTQFLKLHYLQKLYMNSVSFLEGHLDQLLSCLKTPLKILTITNCVLLESDLRHLSQCPSVSQLKILDLSGIRLANFSLVPLQVLLEKVAATLEDLDLDDCGIADSQVNAILPALSRCFELTTFSFCGNPISMATLDNMLCHTVRLNNLCLELYPAPRESYDADGTLCWSRFAQLRADLMGRVRDLRHPRRILLCTDCCPDCGSRSFYGLEVDQCCC from the exons ATGAAGATGAGCACCCGGACTCCACCCAGACTCCTGGAGCTGGCGGGGCAGAGCCTGCTGAGGGACCAGGCCTTGGCCATCTCCACCCTGGAGGAGCTGCCCACGGAACTTTTCCCCCCACTTTTCCTGGAGGCCTTCAACAGGAGACGCTATGAGGCCCTGAAGCTGATGGTGCAGGCCTGGCCTTTCCGCCGCCTCCCTCTGAGCCCTCTGATGAAGATGCCTTGTCTGGACACCTTCCACGCTGTGCTGGATGGGCTTGATGCACTGCTTACCCACGGGGTTCGTCCCAG GAGGTGGAAACTTcaagtgctggatttacaggaTGTCTGTGACAACTTCTGGATGGTTTGTTCTGAAGCTATGGCCCATGGGTGCTTCCCCGTTGCcatgaggaacagaaaaccagtgCCGGACTGTCCAAGGATGAGAGGAGAGCAGCCCTTGACTGTGTTCATAGACCTTTGGCTCAAGAACAGGACTCTGGATGCATACCTCACCTGCCTCCTTTTGTGGGTCAAGCAGAGGAAAGATTTACTACACCTGTGCTGTAAGAAGTTGAGAATTTTGGGAACGCCCTTCCGCAATCTCAGAAACATCCTGAAAATGGTGAACCTAGACTgtatccaggaggtggaagtgaATTGCAATTGGATACTGCCCATGCTGACACAGTTTATCCCATACCTGGGCCAGATGAGGAATCTTCAGAAGCTCGTTCTCTCCCACATGGATGTCTCTCGCTACACTTCCTCAAAACAGAAGGAGTTTGTTACCCAATTCACCACTCAGTTCCTCAAGCTGCACTACCTCCAGAAGCTTTATATGAACTCTGTTTCTTTCCTCGAAGGCCACCTGGACCAGCTGCTGAG CTGTCTGAAGACCCCGTTAAAGATCCTCACAATAACTAACTGTGTGCTTTTGGAATCAGACTTGAGGCATCTATCCCAGTGCCCGAGCGTCAGTCAACTAAAGATCCTGGACCTGAGTGGCATCAGACTGGCCAATTTCAGTCTTGTGCCTCTCCAAGTTCTCCTAGAAAAAGTTGCAGCCACCCTTGAGGACCTGGACTTAGATGACTGTGGCATCGCAGACTCCCAAGTCAACGCCATCCTGCCTGCCCTAAGCCGCTGCTTTGAGCTCACCACCTTCAGCTTCTGTGGAAATCCCATCTCCATggccaccctggacaacatgctGTGCCACACAGTCAGACTCAACAATTTATGCCTGGAGCTGTATCCTGCCCCGCGGGAGAGTTATGACGCTGATGGTACCCTCTGTTGGAGCAGATTTGCCCAACTTAGGGCTGACCTGATGGGGAGAGTGAGGGACTTAAGGCACCCCAGGAGGATCTTGCTGTGTACTGACTGCTGCCCTGACTGTGGCAGCAGGTCATTTTATGGCCTGGAGGTAGATCAGTGCTGCTGTTGA